In Thunnus thynnus chromosome 11, fThuThy2.1, whole genome shotgun sequence, the following proteins share a genomic window:
- the lats2 gene encoding serine/threonine-protein kinase LATS2, whose amino-acid sequence MRPKTFPAAPYVGNTRQRLQEIKEGLKQPAKLVSQALHGGSSRNEGSRGADCKGGKDTASRQQQLRPPQKFNNYQNALREIRKSLMPFANESGPSSGSGHPAGAGEVNRQMLQELVNAGCDQEMAVRALKQTGSRNIEAALEYISKMGYLDPRNELIVRVIKQTSPGKAGMPNTMDHRPAMEASGEAGAMPPYHQMGAPLYEGAGYGPEGEMPRSYMSAPPVMNYMMPPSGAAQGPAMGNPMGRPPSMGNYPPVMATQSNPANTMYPPGAQQKGYPGTMEQHGPMISYNVPGQPLQLQPQPPGGPVPGPHYDYGHTRPHMMEPTGYGVKRTASFQNKMAPPPMAPPDNYVNMQGKGPMGQNGPGGGGYPANLYLPPHSHPRQASPTSHQVHMISRSPGAVGNMGPDFSDLPQGLMTPSRASLNLDLYDHHWAGPPGPEGAPPARQPQPQGPFRGEVRVPSRTNSFNSRSAGPNGVRPTMAAPPAAGKQDPSLGPPNTITAVTSPPIQQPVKSIRVMRPEPKTAVGPCHPGWMTAQAPDTAEPLAYMPEETYSLEPAQEPRCPPPPYPKNLFMSGAAGDTGALEGAGAMCGGQDLSTSAARSTHSGSGGSGKAEESQQVKEKTKMGKGEKTVKDKKQIQTSPVPVRKNGRDEEKRESRIKTYSPFAFKFYMEQHIENVMKTYQQKLNRRLQLEQEMSKAGLSEAEQEQMRKMLNQKESNYNRLRRAKMDKSMFVKIKTLGIGAFGEVCLTRKVDTGALYAMKTLRKKDVLNRNQVAHVKAERDILAEADNEWVVRLYYSFQDRDSLYFVMDYIPGGDMMSLLIRMGVFPEPLARFYVAELTLAIESVHKMGFIHRDIKPDNILIDLDGHIKLTDFGLCTGFRWTHNSKYYQKGSHVRQDSMEPSDFWDDVSNCRCGDRLMTLEQRANRQHQRCLAHSLVGTPNYIAPEVLLRKGYTQLCDWWSVGVILFEMLVGQPPFLAPTPTETQIKVINWESTLQVPAQVKLSPEAVDIIGRLCCSAEDRLGANGAGEIKAHPFFTQMDFSSNLRQQPAPYRPKIAHPMDTSNFDPVEEEGGPGAWSDSGDSTRALDALCSPHGKHPEHAFYEFTFRRFFDDHGCPFRYPKPLEVSEVPPSIVGAGSTGPDEEEEQEEEEEEEEDDEEEGEQGEGCEPVYV is encoded by the exons ATGAGGCCCAAGACTTTCCCAGCTGCCCCGTATGTGGGCAACACACGGCAGAGGCTTCAGGAGATCAAGGAGGGCCTGAAGCAGCCGGCCAAGCTGGTGAGCCAGGCTCTGCACGGAGGCAGCTCCCGCAACGAGGGCAGCAGAGGGGCCGACTGCAAGGGCGGGAAAGACACGGCCAGccggcagcagcagctccgACCCCCACAGAAGTTCAACAACTACCAGAATGCCTTACGGGAGATCCGCAAGTCGCTCATGCCCTTTGCCAACGAGTCAGGCCCGTCTTCGGGGTCGGGACACCCTGCCGGCGCCGGCGAGGTCAACCGGCAGATGCTGCAGGAGCTGGTCAATGCCGGCTGTGATCAG GAGATGGCTGTTCGTGCACTGAAgcaaacaggaagcaggaacATCGAGGCAGCCTTAGAGTACATCAGTAAAATGGGTTACCTTGACCCTCGCAATGAGCTCATCGTCCGTGTCATCAAACAGACTTCACCAG GAAAAGCTGGCATGCCAAACACAATGGACCACCGGCCTGCGATGGAGGCTTCAGGTGAGGCAGGTGCCATGCCCCCGTACCACCAAATGGGGGCCCCACTATATGAAGGGGCTGGCTATGGCCCAGAGGGTGAGATGCCAAGATCCTACATGAGTGCTCCCCCTGTTATGAACTACATGATGCCCCCATCTGGAGCAGCACAGGGCCCTGCCATGGGAAACCCAATGGGTCGACCTCCCAGTATGGGCAACTATCCACCGGTGATGGCCACCCAGAGCAACCCAGCTAACACCATGTACCCTCCAGGGGCCCAGCAGAAGGGCTATCCTGGCACTATGGAGCAGCATGGGCCCATGATTAGCTACAACGTCCCTGGCCAGCCGCTGCAGCTCCAGCCACAGCCACCAGGGGGCCCTGTGCCAGGCCCCCATTATGACTATGGCCATACCAGGCCTCACATGATGGAGCCTACAGGCTATGGAGTCAAGAGAACCGCCTCCTTCCAGAACAAGATGGCACCGCCACCCATGGCACCCCCAGACAACTATGTCAACATGCAGGGTAAAGGGCCCATGGGCCAGAACGGGCCAGGAGGGGGAGGATATCCTGCCAACCTCTACCTGCCCCCTCACTCCCACCCACGCCAGGCCAGCCCCACCTCCCACCAGGTCCACATGATATCCCGTTCCCCAGGTGCGGTGGGAAACATGGGCCCAGACTTCTCTGATCTTCCCCAGGGCTTGATGACGCCATCCAGGGCTAGCCTCAACCTGGACCTGTATGACCACCACTGGGCAGGGCCTCCAGGCCCTGAAGGAGCTCCGCCAGCCAGGCAACCCCAACCCCAGGGCCCATTCAGGGGTGAGGTGCGTGTCCCCAGCAGAACCAACTCCTTCAACAGCCGATCTGCTGGGCCCAACGGCGTTCGGCCTACGATGGCAGCACCCCCTGCGGCTGGGAAACAGGATCCCTCATTGGGCCCTCCAAACACCATCACAGCTGTGACGTCCCCGCCCATTCAACAGCCGGTCAAGAGTATCCGTGTGATGAGGCCAGAGCCCAAGACAGCTGTGGGCCCATGCCACCCCGGCTGGATGACCGCCCAGGCCCCGGACACAGCGGAGCCTCTGGCTTACATGCCAGAGGAGACCTACTCCCTTGAGCCTGCTCAGGAGCCACGCTGTCCGCCGCCACCCTACCCCAAAAATCTGTTTATGTCTGGCGCAGCTGGCGATACAGGGGCCCTGGAAGGAGCTGGAGCCATGTGCGGAGGTCAGGACCTCAGCACCTCTGCTGCCAGAAGCACACACAGCGGCAGTGGAGGCAGCGGAAAGGCCGAAGAGAGCCAGCAGGTTAAAGAAAAAACCAAGATGGGGAAAGGAGAGAAAACGGTGAAAGACAAGAAGCAGATCCAGACGTCGCCCGTTCCAGTGAGGAAGAATGGACGCGACGAGGAGAAGAGGGAGTCACGCATCAAGACCTACTCACCTTTCGCTTTCAAGTTCTACATGGAGCAGCACATAGAGAATGTAATGAAGACCTACCAGCAGAAACTGAACCGCAGGCTTCAGCTGGAACAAGAGATGTCCAAG GCGGGTCTGTCGGAAGCAGAGCAGGAACAGATGAGGAAGATGCTGAACCAGAAAGAATCAAACTACAACAGGCTACGCCGTGCCAAAATGGACAAATCCATGTTTGTCAAAATCAAGACGCTAGGCATAGGTGCCTTTGGTGAGGTGTGCTTGACACGTAAGGTGGACACTGGTGCTCTTTATGCCATGAAAACACTGCGCAAGAAAGATGTCCTCAACCGCAACCAG GTGGCCCACGTGAAAGCAGAGCGTGACATCCTGGCGGAGGCAGACAACGAGTGGGTGGTGCGTCTCTACTACTCCTTCCAGGACCGCGACAGCCTCTACTTTGTCATGGACTACATCCCCGGAGGAGACATGATGAGCCTTCTCATCCGAATGGGCGTCTTCCCCGAACCTCTGGCACGTTTCTACGTGGCAGAGCTGACACTGGCCATCGAGAGCGTCCACAAGATGGGCTTTATCCACCGTGACATCAAGCCTGACAACATCCTCATCGACCTGGACGGACACATCAAGCTGACTGACTTCGGCCTGTGCACAGGTTTCCGCTGGACACACAACTCCAAGTATTACCAGAAAG GGAGTCACGTCAGACAGGACAGCATGGAGCCCAGTGACTTCTGGGATGATGTGTCTAACTGTCGCTGCGGTGACCGGCTGATGACACTAGAGCAGCGTGCCAACCGGCAGCACCAGCGCTGCCTGGCTCACTCTCTGGTGGGAACACCCAACTACATCGCACCCGAGGTGCTGCTGCGCAAAG GTTACACCCAGCTGTGTGACTGGTGGAGCGTGGGAGTGATCTTGTTTGAGATGCTGGTGGGACAGCCACCCTTCCTGGCCCCCACTCCCACCGAGACTCAGATTAAg GTCATAAACTGGGAGAGTACACTGCAGGTGCCCGCGCAGGTCAAACTGAGCCCCGAGGCCGTCGACATCATCGGCCGCCTCTGCTGTTCGGCGGAGGACCGGCTGGGTGCCAACGGAGCCGGCGAGATCAAGGCCCACCCCTTCTTCACCCAGATGGACTTCTCCAGCAATCTGCGGCAGCAACCGGCCCCCTACCGACCCAAGATCGCCCACCCGATGGACACGTCCAACTTTGACCCcgtggaggaggagggcggcCCCGGGGCGTGGAGCGACAGCGGGGACAGCACCCGAGCTTTGGACGCGCTCTGCTCCCCGCACGGGAAGCACCCGGAGCACGCCTTCTACGAGTTCACCTTCCGCAGGTTCTTCGACGACCACGGCTGCCCCTTCCGCTATCCGAAACCTCTTGAAGTCAGCGAGGTGCCGCCGAGCATCGTCGGAGCCGGCAGCACTGGCCCggacgaggaggaggaacaggaagaggaggaggaggaggaagaggacgatgaggaggagggagagcagggGGAGGGATGTGAGCCGGTCTATGTCTAG